GGACGAGACCCGTCCGGCAGGAACACTTCACCAGAGTAAGGCGTCCAGTATTCCCAGACGACCTCCTGATCCGGAGTCACCTCAAGAAGACGTCCGCGGGGACCCGACGTGATCAGCGTGTTGCCATTGATCAGGCGATGGGCACCAGAGATAAAGCTGGCGCGCAATCCCGGTGCCGAGTAACTCCAGACGGGCGCCGACGGGCTGAAGGATGCACCGTGGCTCAACACATAGTGTCCGTCGGCGTTGATCGGTATCTGTAGCTCGTCGACGGAGGTGACAGGGCCATCAGCGCCCGGAGCATTGTTGTTGAAGACCAGGATATTCCCGGCGCCAGGGAAGCCTTCCGGAATCCACTGGGCGTCGTGTTGTCCACCCATGCGTCGGTCATTCTCTGTTCCGCGACCGTACGTGCGCGAATTGCCCCAACGATAGAGCAGGTCGCCGCCCATGCCGTAACGGCCGCCTGTGCTCCCCGCGGCCTCCTCGGTGGTCGTGCTGTGGTCGATGACCCACAGCTCATGGTAGTCATGAGCGCTGATTACAATCTGATCCAACGCAGCGTTGTACTGAATCGCGTTCGCGTGAATCAGATCGGAGTCCTCGGCAGGATCCGCGTCGGGATCGATAAAGCCCTGCGTGCGCAGCAGCTCCAACTCCTCCGCGGAGGGCGGTAGCACGTCGCCGTTGATGTCGATGCGTTCGGGATGCTCCGCCAGGTCCCCGTAGTCATCAAGCTCGGGATCATAGTCCTGAATCAGGTGGTCCCAGGCGTGCCACTCCCAAACCACCCGTGCGCTATCTGGCGGTTGCGGCTCGTACTCGAGAATCATGTCCGGCCACAGCCCGCGTTCGGGTATGAGGTTCGGGCGACGGCCCGCCTGGCGCGCCTCCTCGGCAGTCTTGACGTCCCAGGCTATGGCCAACACATTGCCGTTCGGGAGAATCTCGATGTCGTGATGGAGCAGTCGGTCCTCCGTATTCAGATCAATCTGCCAGATCAGCTCACCGTCCCAGGTAAACTCCTGGATGTTGCCACCCTGCCCACCAGCTGAAATCCCATGTAATACCGGTTCGCGCCCTCCGCGCATCAAGTTGCCGTTGTCACGAAGGTAGCTGGAGCCGGTCGGCGCGTAGTCGCTCTGCCACGTATGCACAACCTGACCATCGTTGTCGATGAGATAGGTCGTGTCAGAGAGAAGTGGTCCGAACAGGACATAACCCGGCGAAGCGCTGTCCGCGTTGATCCGCAAACCTCTTTGCTCGTCGAGCCCCGACGCTGCGCGCTGCTGCGCAGTCCCCTGGGCGAAGGAACCAGCGCTGTGAACGACCAGCCAGCCGGCGGTGATCACAAGCTTCGCCGATGAAAGGAAGCCGCTGGTTCTCATTGTTGTTCTCCGACCGATCCGGACCAGAGGCGTCCGCCGAAAGTGGTCATTCACAGTACAGCGGCTCTATGCTCTCCTCGCCGATATCAATCCAGTCCCAGCTTAGCGTTACCGGCTCGACCAACGAAGCTGGGTCGATGACAGTCTGCTGGTATCTGAGCACGTTTCCGTCATCGACAAGAGAAAACCGCTCCAGTATCTCGACATCCTCGGTCTGCGGCCTACCCGCATCATCCACATAAGGCCATCCAACACGTGTCGTACGAACCTCGAGCGTGTCACCTACCCACCGGCCTACGGAATAGCCCAGGGCTGAGGCGGGCACATCATCAGGATTCGCTTGGGCAATCATGTTGATGGTGCGTAGTACCGCAAACGCGGTGAGCTGCAGGTCAATGTGGTCCCCGCGGTCAACGAACTCAACTGGCAGGGGATTGAGCATTACGGCCGGCATTCCCTGCGGCAAACAGGGGTCGAACTGGGGCGTATCGGTCATCCTGGCCTGCGCCGAGGCGGTCAGCTGGATGTCAATGCCTCTGACGGCATCGGTATAAGTTGCCCTATCTGCGCTCCAGACCCGATAGAGGCCAAGTTCTTCACGCCTGACCCGCTCGTTGAGCCATTGCCCGCCAGAGTAGTTGTCCGACCAGCGATTCCTGCTCGCCTGGGAGAACAAGACCTCCTCCCCACTGGGAAGCAGCAGATTGGTCACCATCATCGCTGCAGGGCGTTGGGTCGACCGCCAGCCTGCGGCCCGAACCTGCCCACCGACGGAAAATGCCTCTTCAACAAGCCCGGCTCTCTCGACCGCGTACACCGCACCGGTCGCCAGCTCCCACTCCTCGGTATCTCCGTCTGGATCGCTCACTTGCACAGTGAACATCACATGCGGATTCCTCCAGTGGACTCCAACCAGCACTCCTTCAAGCTCATGAATGACGCTTCGATCGTACTCAGCGGTCGAATGGTGTCCAGCTACTGCGGCCGGAAGCATGGACAACCCGAGTATCGCGGCCCATCTCATCACTGCTCCAAGGTCGAGTCGCTGGCATCCAGGAGCCTGGACCTCATCCCCAAGGTGTTGGCTTCTCAGTCTGCAGCCTACCGTTCTGGTGCGGTTCAGGGTCCGATAGAATCGCTAGCCAGCCTCAGTTGGAGCTGGCCCGAAGGGGTAACCGGCAATCGACTCCGGTGAACTCGTACTCCTCGGCGGCGTGGGGCTTCTGCCAGCCCATCTCCCATGGACCGTCGAGGTACACAGGATCCGTCACGACGATGCTCATCTCGAGCCGGGGCCCGAGCACCGGGTCGTCCGCACGCCGATAGGTCTCGACGGTTGTGGCTTGATCGCTCAACAGGTGACCGCTGATTGACGACAGCCGGCTCGCCAGTTGTGTCGTTTCGATCACCAGCGCGCCGTTCTCATAGCGGGCCACGGCATGACCGAGCCGGGTATGTTCATCCGTGTCGGATCCCCGCCCATCCAGATAGATGACGCGCCCGTCGCCACCCCCTTCAAATGCCACGACCACGCGGTCGTCGTGTTGCTCAATCTCTACGGAATGGATGGTCGTGACCGTACGCACGAGCCCCGGGGCTTCGCAGTCAGTGAAGGCGGGATCGGCGGCGGCATCGAACGCTGCCTGCATGGTTCTGCCGGCTTCGTTCCATGGTGCCGGCGGTCTGTCCGTGCTCCCGGGGTCGCCCCCGAACCAGGTGCCCGTGAGATTAGGCCGGCCATCGTCGAGCGTCGGGTTCAGGGAGTCGGCGGTGCGCCTTTGGAGCCGGTCGGTGCTCGCGAGATTGCGAATCACCGAGCCGTCGGCAGGATCGATCTCGGCGACCGCGTCACTGCCTGCCGTGAACGCCCGCCGCTCCAACAGTACCATCGGCCCGGCATCTCGTCTGGGGTGACCCACCACGCGGAGATACTGACCTTCCTGGAACGTGTCCGCCGTCCAGCCCCAACGTCGCATCGCGGCCGTCGAGGGCGCCGTGGCCATCCACGACCCTTCGACTCCATCGTCATCGGTCACCGTGAGAACGACATTCACGTGCGGGTTCTTGAAGATGAATTCGTCCACGTAGCCCTCGATCTCGATGTACTCGGTGACGTCAAACGCCGCCGAGGCCGCGTGATGTGAATAGGCGGGAATCATCCCCAGTGCCGCAAGGAAAAATACCGACAAGCTTTCTTGGTATCTCATGATGTTGTCCATACCCGTAAGTGGCTCCCCCACGTTCTATTGGATGATCCTACACCCTCCAGTTCCGAATGTCCGTTTGAACCGCGCCGGGCCTTCCGGAGGCCATGCCTGTTGCGTCACGCGGCCCACGCCGTGGGCTCGCGTTGGCGACGATACGCTGCTTCGGCCACTGCGGACGGTCGGTTCCCGATGACCTCCAGCAGACGCCAATGGTCGAACGAGTCGACCCATTCCAGGGCGGAGAACTCCACCGGCCCCAGACCTCGCC
This genomic stretch from Gemmatimonadota bacterium harbors:
- a CDS encoding aryl-sulfate sulfotransferase, with translation MRTSGFLSSAKLVITAGWLVVHSAGSFAQGTAQQRAASGLDEQRGLRINADSASPGYVLFGPLLSDTTYLIDNDGQVVHTWQSDYAPTGSSYLRDNGNLMRGGREPVLHGISAGGQGGNIQEFTWDGELIWQIDLNTEDRLLHHDIEILPNGNVLAIAWDVKTAEEARQAGRRPNLIPERGLWPDMILEYEPQPPDSARVVWEWHAWDHLIQDYDPELDDYGDLAEHPERIDINGDVLPPSAEELELLRTQGFIDPDADPAEDSDLIHANAIQYNAALDQIVISAHDYHELWVIDHSTTTEEAAGSTGGRYGMGGDLLYRWGNSRTYGRGTENDRRMGGQHDAQWIPEGFPGAGNILVFNNNAPGADGPVTSVDELQIPINADGHYVLSHGASFSPSAPVWSYSAPGLRASFISGAHRLINGNTLITSGPRGRLLEVTPDQEVVWEYWTPYSGEVFLPDGSRP
- a CDS encoding DUF6152 family protein; this encodes MDNIMRYQESLSVFFLAALGMIPAYSHHAASAAFDVTEYIEIEGYVDEFIFKNPHVNVVLTVTDDDGVEGSWMATAPSTAAMRRWGWTADTFQEGQYLRVVGHPRRDAGPMVLLERRAFTAGSDAVAEIDPADGSVIRNLASTDRLQRRTADSLNPTLDDGRPNLTGTWFGGDPGSTDRPPAPWNEAGRTMQAAFDAAADPAFTDCEAPGLVRTVTTIHSVEIEQHDDRVVVAFEGGGDGRVIYLDGRGSDTDEHTRLGHAVARYENGALVIETTQLASRLSSISGHLLSDQATTVETYRRADDPVLGPRLEMSIVVTDPVYLDGPWEMGWQKPHAAEEYEFTGVDCRLPLRASSN
- a CDS encoding DUF6152 family protein; the protein is MRWAAILGLSMLPAAVAGHHSTAEYDRSVIHELEGVLVGVHWRNPHVMFTVQVSDPDGDTEEWELATGAVYAVERAGLVEEAFSVGGQVRAAGWRSTQRPAAMMVTNLLLPSGEEVLFSQASRNRWSDNYSGGQWLNERVRREELGLYRVWSADRATYTDAVRGIDIQLTASAQARMTDTPQFDPCLPQGMPAVMLNPLPVEFVDRGDHIDLQLTAFAVLRTINMIAQANPDDVPASALGYSVGRWVGDTLEVRTTRVGWPYVDDAGRPQTEDVEILERFSLVDDGNVLRYQQTVIDPASLVEPVTLSWDWIDIGEESIEPLYCE